One Eubacteriales bacterium mix99 genomic window carries:
- the pyrR gene encoding bifunctional pyr operon transcriptional regulator/uracil phosphoribosyltransferase PyrR: MSVEKAQIMDETAMNRALSRIAHEIVEKNKGVADVVLIGIRRRGVPLAHQLADRIREFEKQDVPVGILDITLYRDDLSALSEQPVINSTDVPFPITDKIVVMVDDVLYTGRTARAAMDALIDLGRPTAIQFAAFIDRGHRELPIRADYVGKNVPTSRNEIVQVHVAEVDDDNRVVITE; this comes from the coding sequence ATGTCGGTTGAAAAAGCACAAATTATGGACGAAACAGCTATGAACAGAGCTTTGTCCCGAATTGCCCATGAGATCGTGGAAAAGAATAAGGGGGTTGCCGATGTCGTTCTGATTGGAATCCGACGCAGGGGAGTTCCGCTGGCTCATCAGCTGGCAGACAGAATCCGGGAGTTTGAAAAACAGGACGTACCGGTGGGAATCCTGGATATTACGCTGTACCGGGATGATCTGTCTGCCTTGTCCGAGCAGCCCGTCATCAACAGTACGGATGTTCCGTTTCCCATTACCGATAAGATTGTGGTAATGGTGGATGATGTCCTGTACACCGGCCGGACTGCCAGGGCAGCCATGGATGCACTGATTGATCTGGGCAGGCCGACTGCAATTCAATTTGCCGCATTCATCGACAGAGGCCATCGTGAGCTTCCGATACGTGCGGATTACGTTGGGAAAAACGTGCCTACCTCCAGAAACGAGATTGTACAGGTGCACGTTGCAGAGGTTGATGATGACAACCGTGTGGTCATCACGGAATAG
- a CDS encoding solute carrier family 23 protein, producing the protein MRNHSKTISYLPDERPPFWKLLLYALQQVIVMFPATVAVAIITGFHISTTIFASGLATICFLLMTGKKIPLYYGSSFSYVAAISGLMSSKALSGYVLDEKIAMAQFGIVLSGFISIAAGLIVNRFGRDSIEKVLPATVTGPIAMIIGLTLAGNAMSDAASISVDALGTIRVAKSQIATATNMAWIVSLVTLISTILFSVYLKGIWGQLPLILGPALGCLTAGIIQWTTGINLFKTLPAEEIGKGIFSLPIFTFPKPNWMAVAAIMPIAIATIPESTAHIYQLDIYVNNLAREKHSNKKYNLADMLGRNLIGDGIGDIVSGFIGGPAGTNYGENISTMAISKVFSVPVLIAASVLAMIISCFTPLINAIYSIPTAVIGGLEIYLFGTIAAQGVAIMVEKKIDLFCSRNIAVIAVIMIIGIGGQYAFGGNIPIFGMEIPCVAGASIFGILMNLILNIGNKKERSV; encoded by the coding sequence ATGCGTAACCATTCAAAAACCATCAGTTATTTACCGGACGAGCGGCCCCCATTCTGGAAACTGCTTCTCTACGCACTGCAGCAAGTTATCGTCATGTTCCCGGCAACCGTAGCCGTAGCAATCATTACCGGCTTTCATATTTCCACCACTATTTTTGCCAGCGGGCTGGCAACCATATGCTTCCTGCTGATGACCGGAAAAAAGATTCCTCTTTATTACGGATCCAGCTTTTCCTATGTTGCTGCCATCAGCGGTCTGATGAGCTCCAAAGCTCTCTCCGGTTATGTACTGGATGAGAAGATTGCAATGGCCCAGTTTGGCATTGTCCTGTCAGGCTTTATTTCCATAGCGGCAGGTCTGATTGTCAATCGCTTCGGCAGGGATTCCATCGAAAAGGTCCTTCCTGCCACAGTAACCGGTCCCATTGCAATGATTATTGGTTTAACCCTGGCAGGGAATGCTATGTCAGACGCCGCTTCCATTTCCGTGGATGCCCTGGGTACGATCCGGGTGGCAAAGTCTCAAATCGCCACGGCCACCAACATGGCATGGATCGTTTCCCTTGTGACATTGATTTCAACCATTTTGTTTTCCGTTTATCTGAAAGGAATATGGGGTCAGCTTCCCCTGATTCTGGGTCCGGCACTGGGATGTCTGACTGCAGGCATTATACAGTGGACCACTGGTATCAATTTATTTAAAACCCTGCCGGCTGAAGAAATCGGAAAAGGAATCTTTTCCCTTCCCATTTTCACCTTTCCAAAACCAAACTGGATGGCGGTCGCAGCCATTATGCCCATTGCAATTGCCACCATACCGGAATCCACGGCTCATATTTATCAGCTTGATATTTATGTAAACAACCTGGCCAGGGAAAAGCATAGCAATAAGAAATACAATCTGGCAGATATGCTGGGGCGGAACCTGATCGGGGATGGAATCGGTGATATTGTTTCCGGCTTCATAGGAGGACCGGCCGGAACAAACTATGGCGAGAATATCAGCACCATGGCCATCAGCAAGGTGTTTTCCGTCCCGGTTCTGATTGCTGCATCGGTTCTGGCCATGATTATTTCCTGCTTTACCCCATTGATCAATGCGATTTATTCCATTCCCACCGCAGTGATTGGCGGTCTGGAAATCTACCTGTTCGGTACCATTGCAGCACAGGGAGTGGCCATTATGGTGGAGAAAAAGATCGATCTGTTCTGCTCCCGGAATATTGCCGTGATCGCTGTCATTATGATAATCGGTATTGGCGGCCAATATGCCTTTGGCGGCAACATACCAATCTTTGGAATGGAGATTCCCTGTGTCGCCGGCGCTTCCATATTCGGTATCCTGATGAACTTAATTCTGAATATCGGAAACAAAAAAGAGCGAAGTGTATAA
- a CDS encoding NFACT RNA binding domain-containing protein yields the protein MSLDGVLLNGLAGELQTVLENGRIDRIYQPETDEIHILIRNNGQNYRLLLSASSGHPRIHLTRQDKTNPLSPPMFCMVLRKHLIGGRLLSISQPGFDRILILHFESLDEMGDWTRKKLIIEIMGRHSNIIFTNQDGKILDSVKHVSKNISRVREVLPGKYYTDPPSHGKSDPRKAGREQVLSLLTSQNHNVRPERILADYFTGISRTTAEEICRMAARESGGQQADCAERIASAFTDFFSKVREGLFQPILVLGEQNKPKDILPFPYGIFPSGQMKSYPSFSDALDDYFITRDRMERIQQRTSHLRKVIRNNMDRCTKKLAMESAEIEKAQDSEVYRLYGELITSNLYRISPGEREVTLENYHDPDGKRVRIPMDPARSPSQNAQAYFKKYNKYRTVVAKQTKFRRETREEITYLESLAEHLSMCSDEADISAIREELIREGYLRRNSGKKKPQRHEVSLPHHYLSSDGYEIFVGKNNMQNDHLTLKTAAGKDLWLHTKVIPGSHVIVKTAGRSVPDTTLQEAANLAAYYSKGRTSANVPVDYCPRKHVKKPGGAKPGMVIYEQYQTMYVTPSEEKVQRMKKL from the coding sequence ATGTCACTGGATGGGGTCCTGCTCAACGGCCTGGCAGGCGAATTACAGACAGTCCTGGAAAATGGGCGTATTGACCGGATATATCAGCCGGAAACGGATGAAATACATATTCTGATTCGAAATAATGGTCAGAATTACAGATTATTGCTGTCTGCCAGCTCCGGTCATCCCAGGATTCACCTGACCCGTCAGGACAAAACAAACCCACTTTCTCCCCCCATGTTCTGTATGGTGCTCCGAAAGCATCTGATTGGCGGAAGGCTTCTGTCGATTTCGCAACCTGGATTTGACAGAATTCTGATCCTCCATTTTGAAAGCCTGGATGAAATGGGAGATTGGACAAGGAAGAAGTTGATCATAGAGATCATGGGAAGACACAGCAATATTATTTTCACAAATCAGGATGGGAAAATCCTGGACAGTGTCAAGCATGTCAGCAAAAATATCAGCCGTGTAAGGGAAGTACTGCCCGGAAAGTATTATACAGATCCGCCTTCCCATGGAAAATCAGATCCCCGCAAGGCAGGAAGGGAGCAGGTTCTGTCTTTGCTGACCTCGCAGAATCACAATGTCCGGCCGGAACGGATTTTGGCCGATTACTTTACCGGGATCTCCCGAACCACGGCAGAGGAGATTTGCCGCATGGCGGCCCGTGAATCCGGCGGGCAGCAGGCAGACTGCGCGGAAAGGATTGCTTCTGCCTTTACAGACTTTTTTTCAAAGGTCCGGGAGGGATTGTTTCAGCCAATCCTTGTACTTGGAGAGCAGAACAAGCCGAAGGATATCCTGCCGTTTCCCTACGGGATTTTTCCCTCCGGACAGATGAAATCCTATCCATCCTTTTCTGATGCGCTGGATGACTACTTTATCACCCGGGACCGCATGGAACGAATCCAGCAGCGAACTTCCCATCTTCGTAAGGTGATCCGGAATAATATGGATCGCTGCACGAAAAAACTGGCTATGGAGTCGGCGGAAATAGAAAAGGCACAGGACAGCGAAGTTTATCGATTGTATGGTGAGCTGATCACCTCCAACCTTTACAGGATATCCCCTGGTGAAAGGGAAGTAACACTGGAGAACTACCATGACCCGGATGGAAAACGTGTCCGGATTCCCATGGATCCTGCCAGGTCGCCTTCCCAAAATGCCCAGGCCTACTTTAAAAAGTATAACAAGTACAGGACGGTCGTTGCAAAGCAAACGAAGTTCCGAAGGGAAACCCGGGAGGAAATCACCTATCTGGAAAGCCTGGCGGAGCATTTGTCCATGTGCTCCGATGAGGCGGATATATCAGCTATCCGGGAGGAACTGATACGGGAAGGGTATCTTCGGAGGAACTCCGGGAAGAAGAAACCGCAGCGGCATGAGGTTTCCCTTCCCCATCATTATCTGTCCTCGGATGGCTACGAAATATTTGTAGGCAAAAACAATATGCAGAATGATCATCTTACCCTGAAAACAGCCGCCGGAAAGGATCTCTGGCTGCATACCAAGGTCATACCCGGATCCCATGTCATTGTCAAGACAGCAGGGCGTTCGGTTCCGGATACCACTCTGCAGGAAGCTGCCAACCTGGCAGCCTATTACAGCAAAGGCAGGACTTCTGCCAATGTACCCGTGGATTACTGTCCCAGAAAGCATGTAAAAAAGCCGGGTGGAGCAAAGCCGGGGATGGTGATCTATGAGCAGTATCAAACCATGTATGTCACTCCGTCAGAAGAAAAAGTACAGAGGATGAAGAAGCTTTGA
- the rph gene encoding ribonuclease PH encodes MRSDGRANNQMRPIQITTDYICHANGSVLIECGRTRVICTAMVEDKVPPFLRGTGKGWITGEYAMIPAATQVRKVRESRRGRVEGRTQEIQRLIGRSLRSVVELKGLGERTIWIDCDVIQADGGTRTASITGSFIALVYCIQWMMEQGMLRKSPIHSYVAAVSVGIHDGNRILDLCYDEDSHAKVDMNIVMTDNGKFVEVQGTGEESPFSREDLMELLQMGQNGTEELIEIQKKALGDLCRLVGDRS; translated from the coding sequence ATGAGATCAGACGGAAGAGCCAACAATCAAATGAGACCGATCCAAATCACAACAGATTATATCTGTCATGCAAATGGTTCGGTATTAATCGAATGCGGAAGGACCAGAGTCATCTGTACGGCCATGGTGGAGGATAAGGTGCCTCCCTTTTTGAGGGGAACCGGAAAGGGCTGGATTACCGGGGAATATGCCATGATTCCTGCAGCCACCCAGGTACGTAAGGTCCGGGAGTCAAGAAGGGGCAGAGTGGAGGGCAGAACCCAGGAAATTCAGAGACTGATCGGCCGTTCCCTTCGTTCCGTTGTTGAATTGAAAGGCCTTGGAGAACGAACCATCTGGATCGACTGCGATGTGATCCAGGCAGATGGCGGTACCCGAACGGCATCCATCACCGGCAGCTTTATCGCTTTGGTGTACTGTATCCAATGGATGATGGAGCAGGGTATGCTGAGGAAAAGTCCGATTCACAGTTATGTCGCAGCAGTCAGTGTGGGAATACATGATGGAAATCGGATATTGGACCTCTGCTATGATGAGGATTCCCATGCCAAGGTGGATATGAATATTGTTATGACAGACAATGGGAAATTCGTGGAGGTTCAGGGAACCGGGGAGGAAAGCCCATTCAGCCGGGAAGACCTGATGGAGCTTTTACAGATGGGTCAGAACGGCACGGAAGAATTGATTGAAATACAGAAAAAGGCCCTGGGGGATCTCTGCAGATTGGTGGGAGACCGGTCATGA
- the iorA gene encoding indolepyruvate ferredoxin oxidoreductase subunit alpha, with amino-acid sequence MKKLMLGNEGVARGAYEAGVRVAAAYPGTPSTEIAETIAKYDEVYAEWSPNEKVALETAIGASIGGARALVCMKHVGLNVAADPLFTVAYTGVNGGLVIVTADDPGMHSSQNEQDSRYYAKAAHIPMLEPADSQEAKDFTKLAYRISEAYDTPVLIRMTTRVSHSQSIVTLKERQEVGRKAYYKDSAKYVMMPGMARKRHIVVEKREAELSEAAEQLSVNRMESKDPSIGIIAAGIAYQYAAEALPDASILKLGMVHPLPIKRIKEFASRVKKLYVVEELEPILEDEIKSRGISVIGKELFSRQGELSAWIIKEKITGITPRFSGFPEELPERPPALCPGCPHRGAYYVMKRLNLTVVGDIGCYTLGALPPLNSVDASICMGASIGMALGMEKARGRDFSRKLIAVIGDSTFIHSGITGLIDVVYNQGITTVVILDNSTTGMTGHQDHPATGKNIKGDPAPILNLYALVKAIGIPNVRVVDPFDIEQAEKILKEETKREEPSVIFFQRPCVLLSKKSGLPCFIDHESCKSCGSCLRLGCPAILKKENRIGINQQLCNGCGLCQNVCRFHAIEGGSKE; translated from the coding sequence GTGAAAAAATTGATGTTGGGCAACGAAGGAGTGGCCAGAGGTGCATATGAAGCCGGTGTCCGGGTGGCAGCTGCTTATCCGGGCACACCAAGTACCGAAATAGCGGAGACAATTGCAAAGTATGATGAGGTGTACGCAGAGTGGTCACCCAATGAAAAGGTTGCATTGGAAACAGCGATAGGCGCTTCCATTGGAGGAGCCCGGGCTTTGGTATGCATGAAGCATGTGGGACTGAATGTTGCGGCAGATCCCCTGTTTACCGTTGCTTATACCGGAGTGAACGGAGGGCTGGTCATCGTCACAGCAGATGATCCCGGCATGCACAGTTCCCAGAATGAACAGGACAGCAGATATTATGCGAAAGCGGCTCATATCCCGATGCTGGAGCCCGCAGACAGTCAGGAAGCAAAGGATTTTACCAAACTGGCATACCGCATCAGTGAGGCTTATGATACACCGGTACTGATCCGAATGACGACCCGCGTATCCCATTCCCAGAGTATTGTAACTCTAAAGGAGCGACAAGAGGTCGGTAGGAAGGCATATTATAAGGATTCCGCGAAATATGTCATGATGCCGGGTATGGCACGGAAGAGGCATATCGTTGTGGAAAAGCGGGAAGCGGAGCTGTCGGAAGCAGCAGAACAACTTTCTGTCAACCGGATGGAGAGCAAGGACCCTTCCATTGGAATTATTGCAGCCGGCATAGCCTATCAATATGCAGCGGAAGCTCTTCCGGATGCTTCCATTCTAAAGCTTGGCATGGTGCATCCACTGCCTATAAAACGGATTAAGGAATTTGCATCCAGGGTAAAAAAGCTATACGTTGTCGAAGAGCTGGAGCCAATACTGGAAGACGAAATCAAAAGCCGGGGAATATCCGTAATCGGAAAGGAGCTTTTTTCCAGACAGGGGGAGCTCAGCGCCTGGATTATTAAGGAAAAAATCACCGGGATAACGCCCCGGTTCTCCGGCTTCCCGGAAGAATTGCCGGAAAGACCGCCCGCTTTGTGTCCCGGATGTCCGCACCGCGGAGCCTATTATGTGATGAAGCGTCTGAATCTGACGGTCGTGGGAGACATTGGCTGCTACACCCTCGGTGCCCTCCCACCGCTGAACAGCGTGGATGCCAGTATCTGCATGGGAGCCAGCATTGGCATGGCTTTGGGAATGGAAAAGGCAAGAGGCCGGGATTTTTCCAGGAAACTGATTGCAGTGATAGGGGATTCCACGTTCATTCATTCCGGGATTACCGGGCTGATCGATGTGGTATACAATCAGGGAATTACGACAGTAGTGATTCTCGACAATTCAACAACCGGGATGACCGGCCATCAGGATCATCCGGCTACCGGCAAAAACATCAAGGGGGATCCGGCTCCGATATTGAATTTATACGCTCTGGTAAAGGCAATCGGCATCCCGAATGTCCGGGTAGTGGATCCTTTTGATATCGAACAGGCCGAGAAAATCCTAAAGGAAGAAACCAAAAGGGAAGAGCCTTCCGTGATCTTTTTCCAGAGGCCCTGTGTCCTGTTATCCAAAAAATCCGGATTGCCCTGTTTCATAGATCATGAGAGCTGCAAGTCCTGTGGATCCTGTCTCCGTCTTGGTTGTCCGGCTATTTTGAAAAAGGAAAACCGGATCGGGATCAACCAGCAATTGTGCAATGGGTGCGGCTTGTGTCAGAATGTATGCCGGTTCCATGCCATAGAGGGAGGCAGCAAAGAATGA
- the alr gene encoding alanine racemase has product MRPTIARIDLSRLKHNIQGLRSLILPETEFMAIVKANAYGHGAKEIAAGAIAAGASQLGVALPEEGAELREAGIAAPILVLGEIDEEQCTAVLQYGLTQAVPSLPTARCLNQAAKKAGKTAKVHLKLDTGMGRIGFRSRKELQDAADELKDMKNLSIEGAFTHFASADEEDPAFTREQIKKFHLMIRFLQNSGFPLRTVHASNSAGIFRFPDANYNLVRGGISMYGYFPFPTERKETIRLLPVLQWETRIVHIKTVEAGCSISYGRTYVARDTRTIATLPVGYADGYNRLLSNRGSVLIHGKRAPVVGRICMDQTMVDITDIPGIVTGDPVILIGEQDGEAITADDLADLCGTISYEILTSISERVPRLYIHSHSKEEMK; this is encoded by the coding sequence ATGAGACCAACGATTGCACGAATTGACCTGTCAAGACTGAAACATAATATACAGGGCCTGCGATCCCTGATTTTACCGGAAACCGAGTTTATGGCAATTGTCAAGGCAAATGCCTATGGCCATGGTGCAAAGGAAATTGCAGCCGGTGCCATTGCAGCCGGTGCCTCCCAGTTAGGCGTTGCCCTGCCGGAAGAGGGAGCGGAATTGAGGGAAGCAGGAATAGCCGCACCGATTCTGGTCCTGGGGGAAATCGATGAAGAACAATGCACAGCCGTTCTTCAATATGGACTGACCCAGGCAGTACCGTCCCTTCCCACAGCCCGTTGTCTGAATCAGGCAGCAAAAAAAGCAGGTAAAACAGCGAAGGTCCATCTGAAGCTGGATACCGGAATGGGCCGAATCGGTTTTAGGAGTCGGAAGGAGCTGCAGGATGCAGCAGACGAACTGAAAGACATGAAAAATCTGTCCATTGAAGGAGCTTTTACCCACTTTGCTTCGGCTGACGAAGAGGATCCTGCATTTACCCGGGAACAAATCAAAAAGTTTCATCTTATGATCCGGTTTCTGCAAAATAGCGGATTTCCTCTCCGCACGGTCCATGCCTCCAACAGTGCCGGGATTTTCCGGTTTCCGGACGCCAACTACAACCTGGTAAGGGGCGGGATCAGTATGTATGGCTACTTTCCATTCCCGACCGAACGAAAGGAAACGATCCGGCTCCTGCCCGTATTGCAATGGGAAACCCGGATTGTCCATATAAAAACGGTGGAAGCGGGGTGCAGCATCAGTTATGGACGGACTTACGTTGCACGGGATACAAGAACGATTGCAACCCTGCCGGTGGGATATGCAGATGGCTACAACCGGCTGCTGAGCAACCGTGGAAGTGTTCTGATCCATGGAAAACGGGCACCTGTGGTCGGGCGGATCTGCATGGACCAGACCATGGTGGACATCACCGATATACCGGGAATTGTTACAGGAGATCCGGTCATTCTCATTGGAGAACAGGATGGAGAAGCCATTACGGCGGATGACCTGGCAGATTTATGTGGAACGATTTCCTATGAAATCCTGACATCCATCAGCGAAAGAGTGCCAAGACTTTATATCCATTCTCATTCTAAGGAAGAAATGAAATGA
- a CDS encoding indolepyruvate oxidoreductase subunit beta has product MKDTNILIVGVGGQGTLLASRILGQLAMNCGVDVKISEVHGMAQRGGSVVTHVRFGHHVSSPLVERGQADIILAFEKLEAYRWLPYLRDNGILVVNDQEIDPMPVIMGISKYPEGLSQKLKFRCGQLAWIPGMKIAEQVGNLKVTNTALLGALARYLEASPETWQKAIEETVPPKTVEANRKAFSMGYAIQEETK; this is encoded by the coding sequence ATGAAGGACACGAATATACTGATTGTAGGGGTCGGGGGGCAGGGGACGCTCCTGGCCAGCAGAATATTGGGTCAACTGGCAATGAATTGTGGTGTTGATGTGAAAATATCCGAAGTTCATGGCATGGCGCAGCGGGGTGGAAGCGTCGTGACACATGTCCGATTCGGGCATCACGTTTCATCGCCCCTGGTGGAACGTGGACAGGCTGACATCATACTGGCCTTTGAGAAACTGGAGGCTTATCGCTGGCTTCCTTATCTGCGGGACAACGGAATCCTGGTAGTAAACGATCAGGAAATCGATCCCATGCCGGTTATTATGGGCATATCCAAATATCCTGAAGGGCTTTCCCAAAAATTGAAATTCCGGTGCGGACAACTGGCTTGGATTCCTGGAATGAAGATTGCAGAGCAAGTCGGCAATCTGAAAGTAACGAATACTGCGCTTCTTGGTGCTTTGGCCAGATATCTGGAAGCCTCTCCGGAAACATGGCAGAAAGCAATAGAAGAAACCGTGCCCCCAAAAACTGTGGAAGCCAACCGGAAAGCTTTCTCCATGGGATATGCCATACAGGAGGAAACGAAATAA
- the rdgB gene encoding RdgB/HAM1 family non-canonical purine NTP pyrophosphatase, whose amino-acid sequence MKKKKLLIASNNAGKVKEFRSLFSRLGFEVLSLKEAGLNVVVEEDQPDFAGNSYKKASEIGKRIGEITLADDSGLEVESLGGQPGVYSARFAGEGATDQQNNEKLLARMKQVPEEKRKACFRCVITLYYPDGKYLQTEGKCIGKIGLSPSGNGGFGYDPLFLPDRYHNKSMAELSLKEKNRISHRAIALHSMISLLRAQGRED is encoded by the coding sequence ATGAAAAAGAAAAAGCTGCTCATCGCCAGCAATAATGCAGGAAAAGTAAAGGAATTCCGGAGTTTGTTTTCCAGGTTGGGGTTTGAAGTCCTGTCCCTGAAGGAAGCAGGACTGAACGTTGTGGTGGAAGAGGATCAACCTGATTTTGCAGGGAACTCCTACAAGAAAGCCAGTGAAATCGGAAAAAGAATCGGTGAAATTACTCTGGCAGACGATTCCGGCCTTGAAGTGGAGTCTTTGGGGGGACAACCCGGGGTATATTCTGCAAGGTTCGCCGGTGAGGGTGCAACAGATCAGCAAAACAACGAAAAACTCCTTGCCAGAATGAAGCAGGTCCCGGAAGAAAAAAGGAAAGCCTGCTTTCGCTGTGTGATCACCCTGTATTACCCAGATGGAAAGTATCTGCAGACGGAAGGCAAATGTATCGGGAAGATTGGACTTTCTCCGTCCGGAAACGGGGGATTCGGCTACGACCCTCTTTTCCTGCCAGACAGATATCACAATAAAAGCATGGCAGAATTATCTTTGAAAGAAAAAAACCGGATAAGCCACAGAGCCATTGCCCTACATTCCATGATTTCTCTCCTGCGTGCGCAGGGAAGAGAAGACTGA
- a CDS encoding DUF1540 domain-containing protein yields MYGKSEKTQQHLQGVKCVVNSCYYHKPGDYCQAAEIEIQPPHAQNTTETDCSTYIQE; encoded by the coding sequence ATGTATGGAAAATCGGAAAAAACGCAGCAACATCTGCAGGGCGTCAAATGTGTGGTAAACTCCTGCTATTATCACAAACCCGGAGATTACTGCCAGGCAGCAGAAATCGAAATACAGCCGCCGCACGCCCAGAACACCACGGAAACAGACTGTTCCACTTATATACAGGAGTAA
- a CDS encoding GerMN domain-containing protein, whose product MQKKVWFLTAMLLILTLVFASCNQKKEGKVNSKDIPTATDEQTGEKSGEKKEKSGETNELIRETVVYYQDDAGYLVPVMRKIPWVEGIAKATLNVMTDTPEQQEDLMMMGLKPLLPADAKVLGMSIRDRVAMLDLNRAVLDCKDATAENNMIQGIVLTLSGFSTIDKVQFLFDGKVVDSMEHGTKVKDPIGPSDVNVEMSDDATAQGAKVTVFYQSTSPSQYDYLIPVTRITSSENTTLETAIQELLNGPKDKDNMTIDIPPDTKLLGAQMEKGTTYLNFSKELRDLANSRDSEAMVMRAIKMAAMQFPEVKQVKVLVEGKDYAESTPLDSTPVFANEYE is encoded by the coding sequence TTGCAAAAAAAAGTCTGGTTCCTGACTGCAATGCTGTTGATTCTTACATTGGTATTTGCCAGTTGCAACCAAAAGAAGGAAGGCAAAGTAAATTCCAAAGACATCCCAACGGCAACAGACGAACAAACAGGCGAAAAGAGCGGGGAAAAGAAGGAAAAGAGCGGGGAAACAAATGAACTGATCCGGGAGACTGTCGTTTACTATCAGGATGATGCGGGATATTTGGTTCCTGTTATGCGTAAGATACCATGGGTGGAAGGAATTGCAAAAGCTACCCTGAATGTTATGACGGATACCCCGGAGCAACAGGAGGACCTGATGATGATGGGCTTAAAGCCCCTGCTTCCTGCGGATGCCAAGGTGCTGGGCATGTCCATCAGGGACCGTGTTGCCATGCTGGATCTGAATCGTGCGGTATTGGATTGCAAGGATGCCACTGCAGAGAACAATATGATTCAGGGCATTGTTTTGACCCTATCAGGATTTTCTACCATCGATAAGGTGCAGTTTCTTTTTGACGGCAAGGTCGTTGACTCCATGGAACATGGAACAAAAGTAAAGGATCCCATTGGCCCATCGGATGTCAATGTTGAGATGTCGGACGATGCCACGGCTCAGGGAGCAAAGGTAACCGTATTCTACCAAAGCACCTCCCCCAGCCAGTATGATTATCTGATTCCGGTGACGAGAATTACGTCATCCGAAAATACGACACTGGAAACTGCAATTCAGGAACTGCTGAATGGGCCAAAGGATAAAGACAATATGACCATTGATATTCCTCCGGATACCAAACTTCTGGGAGCACAGATGGAGAAGGGGACGACCTATCTGAACTTCAGCAAGGAGCTCAGGGATCTGGCAAATTCCAGGGACAGTGAAGCCATGGTAATGAGAGCAATAAAAATGGCGGCCATGCAGTTTCCGGAAGTGAAGCAGGTAAAGGTTCTTGTGGAAGGAAAGGATTATGCAGAGAGTACGCCACTGGACAGCACACCGGTATTTGCCAACGAATATGAATAA